The genomic window CATTACAAGTCGTTTAACAAAGGAACAAATCGCAGATTGTTTTGATTACAACTATCATTTAAAACATGTTGATACGATTTTTAGCCGACTTGGTTTGCAGTAGGTAAGGTGAATCGCCTTACCTATATATAAAAAATTGCTAATATTCTGTATAAACGGGGGAGAGAACATGGAAAAGCAACACCTTCTATATGAAGGAAAAGCGAAAAAAGTGTATGCAACAAATGAAAAAGGGATGTTATGGATTGAATATAAAGATGAAGCAACGGCATTTAATGGTGAGAAAAAGGCAACGATTGCTGGAAAAGGGAGATTAAATAACGAGATTACGAGTTTACTATTTTTCTTTTTGCATGAAGCGGGTGTAAACAATCATTTTATTCGTAAAATATCTGACACCGAACAGCTTGTGCGACAAGTGACGATTATTCCCCTCGAAGTTGTTGTCCGCAATATTGTCGCCGGTAGTCTAGCGAAACGAATCGGTCTTCAGGAAGGGACCGTCATCGAGAAGCCGATTGTAGAATTTTACTACAAAAATGACGACTTAGGCGATCCTCTATTAACAGAAGATCATATCGCTTTGTTGCAACTTGCTACCCCCGATGAGCTCGTGCACATGAAGCAAATGGCGTTTCGCGTGAACGACATTTTAACTTCTTTATTTCGCTCGTGTGACTTACAGCTTGTCGATTTCAAATTAGAGTTTGGAAAAGATGAAACGGGGGCGGTGTTGCTAGCGGATGAAATTTCCCCAGATACGTGTCGACTATGGGATGTACACACGAAAGAAAAATTTGATAAAGATGTATTTCGCCGCGATTTAGGCGACTTAACAGAAACATATACGAAACTTTTACAACGATTAGGAGGATTATCATGTATAAAGTAAAGGTGTATGTCACATTGCGTGAAAACGTATTAGATCCACAAGGCAATGCGGTAAAAGGAGCACTTCATACATTAAACTACCACGAAGTGCAAGACGTACGGATTGGAAAGTTTATGGAGCTATTGGTGGAAAAAAGCGACCGCGATATTGATTCAGTCGTAAAGGAAATGTGCGAAAAATTGTTAGCGAATACGGTTATTGAAGATTATCGCTATGACATTGAGGAGGTCGTCGTGCAGTGAAATTTGCGGTCGTTGTATTTCCAGGCTCGAATTGTGATGTTGACATGTATCATGCGGTTGCGGACGAATTAGGAGAAGACGTCGAATACGTTTGGCATGATGCACATTGTTTAGATGAGTTTGATGCCATTCTTTTGCCAGGTGGTTTTTCATATGGTGATTATTTACGATCTGGAGCCATTGCGCGCTTTTCTAATGTGATGAAAGCGATCAAAAAAGCAGCAGATGAAGGAAAACCGATTTTAGGTGTATGTAACGGATTTCAAATTTTACTCGAAGCGGGTCTTCTTCCAGGAGCGATGCGACGCAACGATACGTTAACATTTATTTGTCGTCCAGTCAAACTTCGCGTTGAAAATAACGAAACGATGTTTACATCACAATACGAACGCGGGGAAGTAATTACCATTCCGATTGCGCACGGGGAAGGAAACTATTATTGTGACGAACAAACGTTGCAACAGCTTATTGCCAACAATCAAATTGTTTTTCGATATGAAGGGGAAAATCCAAACGGCAGCTTACAAAACATTGCAGGGATTGTGAATGAAAAAGGAAATGTACTTGGGATGATGCCGCACCCTGAGCGTGCTGTTCATGAGCTGCTTGGCGGAGCTGATGGGTTAAAACTGTTTCAATCAATCGTGACATATTGGAGGGACGCACATGTCGTTACTACTTGAACCAAGTCCAACAATGATTAAAGAACAAAAATTGTATCGTGAAATGGGGTTAACGGACGAAGAATTTGCGATGGTTGAACGTATCCTTGGTCGTCTCCCTAACTATACGGAAACGGGCATTTTTTCTGTGATGTGGTCGGAACATTGTAGTTATAAAAATTCGAAGCCTGTATTAAAGAAGTTCCCAACGGAAGGAAAACATGTATTGCAAGGGCCAGGAGAAGGTGCAGGTATTGTAGATATTGGAGATGGATTAGCCGTTGCGTTTAAAATTGAGAGCCATAACCATCCGTCTGCGATCGAGCCGTATCAAGGGGCGGCGACGGGCGTTGGGGGCATTATTCGCGATGTGTTTTCGATGGGAGCGCGACCAATTGCGTTATTAAACTCGCTTCGCTTTGGCGAATTAACGTCACCGCGCGTGAAATATTTATTTGAACGCGTTGTCGCAGGTATTGCTGGGTACGGAAACTGCGTCGGCATTCCGACAGTCGGTGGTGAAGTACAATTTGATGCTGCATATGAAGGAAATCCACTTGTGAATGCGATGTGTGTTGGGCTTATTCGGCATGAAGATATTCAAAAAGGAATTGCTGCAGGCGTTGGAAATACGGTCATGTATGTCGGTGCTAAGACGGGGCGTGACGGCATTCATGGGGCAACATTTGCATCGGAAGAATTAACGGAACAATCCGAACAAAAGCGTCCAGCTGTTCAAGTGGGGGATCCGTTTATGGAGAAATTGCTCCTTGAAGCTTGTTTGGAAGTCATTCATTCTGATGCACTCGTTGGCATGCAAGATATGGGGGCTGCAGGTTTAACAAGTTCGTCAGCGGAAATGGCGAGCAAAGCTGGTTCTGGTATCGAACTCAACTTAGATCTCGTTCCACAGCGTGAAACAGGAATGACGCCGTATGAAATGATGCTATCTGAATCGCAAGAGCGTATGCTGCTCGTTGTGAAAAAAGGTCGCGAACAAGAAATAATGGATGTGTTCGCGAAATATGGACTAGAAGCGAAAGCGATTGGGCGCGTAACAGATGACCATATGTTGCGCTTGTATCACCGTGGAGAAGTCGTCGCAGAAATTCCAGTTGATGCACTAGCTAAAGATGCGCCTGTATATTATAAGCCATCGAAAGAACCGGTGTATTATCGCGAGTTTCAAACGATGGAATATGTGCCGACTATTCATAACTATGAAGAAACGTTGCTCGCGTTATTAGGTCAACCGACGATTGCAAGCAAACAATGGGTATATGAACAATACGACTACATGGTTCGAACAAACACAGTTGTTGCGCCGGGATCTGATGCGGCGGTTTTACGTATTCGCGGGACGAATAAAGCGTTGGCGATGACGACCGATTGCAATTCTCGCTACGTCTATTTAAATCCAGAAGTCGGTGGGAAAATTGCGATTGCGGAGGCAGCGCGCAACATTGTTTGTTCCGGAGCTCAGCCACTTGCTGTCACGGATTGCTTAAATTTCGGTAATCCAGAGAAACCAGAAATTTTTTGGCAGCTTGAAAGAGCAGTAGAGGGAATGAGCGAAGCGTGCCGTGTACTTGAAACGCCTGTGATTAGTGGAAATGTATCGCTTTATAATGAAACGAACGGCGAAGCGATTTATCCGACACCAATTGTCGGCATGGTTGGGGTCGTTGAACATATCAGTCATATTACGACACAAGCATTTAAACAACCTGGCGACTTGATTTATGTCATTGGGGAAGCTAAGCAAGAATTTGGTGGGAGCGAGCTACAAAAATGGCTAACAGGTCGTATTTTCGGTAAAGCTCCAACGATTGATTTACACGTTGAGGCGACAAGACAACGACAGCTTCTCACTGCTATTCGGGCAGGAGTTGTGGCCTCTGCGCACGATGTATCCGAAGGTGGTCTAGCGGTTGCGCTTGCGGAATGTTTAATCGATGCCCAAGGTTTAGGTGCACGTGTGACGATTAGTGGCGACGTCGTTTCTGAACTGTTTAGTGAAACGCAATCCCGCTTTGTTGTTTCTGTGAAAAAAGAGCATCAACAATCATTCGAACAACTCGTTCAAGCAATATGTATTGGGGAAGTGACAAATGACGGAACGCTTCATGTGACAAGTGGAGATACATGCATTGTTCACATTCCGGTAGAAACGATGCGAAATGTATGGAAAGGAGCTATTCCATGCTTGCTGAAATCAAAGGATTAAACGAAGAGTGTGGGATTTTCGGTATTTGGGGACACGAGGAAGCAGCGACGTTAACGTATTACGGGCTGCATAGTTTACAACATCGCGGACAAGAAGGCGCGGGCATTGTCGTTGGAGGAAACGGAACGCTCCAGTTTCATAAAGGACTTGGTTTAGTGACGGAAGTGTTTAGTCGCGGGGAATTAGAAAAACTAACGGGCATGGCTGCTATCGGCCACGTCCGTTACTCTACTGCGGGTGGGGGCGGATATGCGAATGTTCAGCCGCTTTTGTTTCGTTCGCAAGGTGGTAGTTTAGCGCTTGCGCATAACGGAAATTTAGTGAATGCCGATGAATTACGCTTTCGTTTAGAGCAACAAGGGAGCATTTTTCAAACGACGTCTGATACTGAAGTGCTTGCTCATTTAATTAAGCGCAGCGGCGAACCAATTTTAAAAGAACGAATTAAAGAAGCGTTGACGCATTTACGTGGCGCTTTTGCTTTTCTCATTTTGACGGAAACAGAAATGTATATCGCTTTGGATCCACATGGTTTTCGTCCTTTATCGCTTGGGCGCTTAGGTGAGGCGTATGTTGTGGCATCGGAAACGTGTGCGTTTGATGTCATTGGTGCCACATATGAGCGAGAAGTGGAGCCGGGAGAACTCATCATGATTAACAAACAAGGTATTCGTTCTGAGCGTTTTGCCCCGAGGGTGTCTCGCTCTATTTGTAGCATGGAATATATTTATTTCGCTCGTCCTGACAGCAACGTGGATGGCATTAACATTCATACAGCACGGAAAAATCTTGGGAAGCAGCTAGCATTTGAAGCACCTGTGGAAGCCGATGTTGTTACAGGTGTACCGGATTCGAGCATTTCGGTGGCGATTGGCTACGCGGAAGCGACAGGCATTCCTTACGAATTAGGGCTCATTAAAAATCGTTATGTTGGTCGGACGTTTATTCAACCGTCTCAAGCACTTCGTGAACAAGGGGTAAAAATGAAATTATCGCCTGTTCGTGGAGTTGTAGCCGGCAAACGAGTTGTGATGGTTGATGATTCGATTGTACGTGGAACGACGAGCAAGCGTATCGTACGTATGCTTCGAGAGGCAGGGGCGACGGAAGTACATGTGCGCATTAGCTCACCGCCAATTACGCATCCATGTTTTTATGGGATCGATACGTCAACAAAAGCTGAACTTATTGCTGCTAACCACACGATTGAAGAAATTCGTCAGCTTATTGAAGCTGATTCCCTCGCCTTTTTAAGTCAAGAAGGACTTTTGCAGGCGATTGGAAGATCAAACGATTCAAAGAACTGCGGACAATGTTTAGCTTGTTTCACTGGACAATATCCGACAAAGATTGGAGGGGAGCACGTTGGCGCATGCGTACAAACAAGCTGGAGTGAATATTGAAGCTGGGTATGAAGCAGTAGAACGAATGAAAAAACATGTCGCTAAAACTGCCCGAATCGGTGCATTTGGAAGTTTAGGTGGTTTTGGTGGAATGTTTGATCTGTCTTCGCTCGGGTATAGGCAACCTGTCCTTGTATCAGGAACGGACGGAGTTGGGACGAAGCTGATGCTTGCGTTCGCTTTCGATCGGCACGATACGATCGGAATAGACTGCGTAGCCATGTGTGTAAACGATATTGTCGTACAAGGGGCGGAGCCTCTTTTCTTTCTCGACTACATTGCTTGCGGAAAAGCGGTGCCAGAAAAAATCGAGCATATTGTAAAAGGAATTGCCGACGGCTGCGTCGAAGCAGGGTGTGCGCTTATTGGAGGAGAAACAGCAGAAATGCCGGGCATGTATGCTGAAGATGAATACGATGTAGCAGGGTTTACGGTTGGGGTGGTGGAAAAAGAAAAATTAGTTACAGGAGAAGCGATTGTTCCTGGCGATGTGTTGATCGGCTTAGCTTCGAGCGGTTTGCATAGCAACGGCTATTCGCTCGTGAGAAAAATTATAAAAGATGCGAATTTGCAATTGGATCACGTATATGAACCATTTGTTCGCCCGCTTGGCGAAGAACTATTAACCCCTACGCGCATTTACGTTCGAGCGGTGCGCGAAGCGTTAAAACAATTTCATATAAAAGGGATGGCACATATTACAGGTGGCGGTTTTATCGAAAACATTCCACGCATGTTACCGAGCGGATTGCAAGCTGAAGTTGATTACGGTTCATGGCCCGTTCCAGCAATTTTTAGCTTTTTACAACAACACGGACAGCTACAACGAATGGAGATGTTCAATATTTTTAATATGGGTATCGGTTTTGTGTTAGCTGTCGATAGCGACATCGTGCCAGATGTTGTGCAGTTGCTTGAATCGTGTGGAGAGAAAGCGTATATCATCGGTCGAATCAAAGAAGGAACGGGTGTATCGTTTGCTGGAGGAAAAGTGGAATGAAGCGAATAGCGATTTTTGCCTCAGGAAGCGGAACGAATTTTCAAGCGATTGTTGATGCAGTGAAAAAAGGAGAAGTGCAAGCGGAAGTTGCGCTTCTCGTATGTGACCGACCGCATGCAAAAGTAATTGAGCGAGCGATTCGTGAACACGTTCCGCTGTTTGTTTTTAACCCTAAACAATATGAAACGAAACAGCAGTTTGAACGTGAAATTTTAAAACAACTACAACAAAAAGAAGTTGAATGGATCGTTCTTGCGGGTTATATGCGACTGATCGGTTCAACGCTTTTGCAGGCGTATCCAAACAAAATTGTAAACATTCATCCGTCTCTTTTACCAGCGTTTCCGGGTAAAGATGCGATCGGTCAAGCGTATCGTTACGGTGTGAAAGTGACGGGGGTAACGGTGCATTATGTTGATGAAGGAATGGATACAGGACCGATCATTGCGCAACAAGCGCTATACATTTATGATGGGGAGCCATTAGAAAGTGTTGAACGTCGCATTCATGACATAGAACATACGTTGTATCCACAAGTCATTCAACAATTGTTGACGGAGAAAGGGAGTACAAATCATGAAAAAACGAGCGATCATTAGCGTATCAAATAAAAAAGGAATTGTTACGTTTGCTAAACAACTAGTTGAGTTAGGTGTTGAAATTATTTCAACGGGCGGAACGAAGCGCGTATTAGCAGAGCATGGCATTCCGGTCGTAAGCATTTCTGATGTGACAAACTTTCCAGAAATTTTAGACGGACGTGTGAAAACACTTCATCCAAACATTCACGGTGGACTGTTAGCTGTTCGAGATGATGAAACGCATAAAAAACAGTTGCAAGAGCATGCCATTACGCCAATTGACTTTGTTGTTGTCAATTTATATCCATTCCAAGAAACGATCGCCAAGCCAAACGTTCCGTTTATGGAAGCGATTGAAAATATCGATATTGGCGGTCCGACTATGCTGAGAGCGGCGGCGAAAAACCATGCTTATGTCACAGCTGTCGTCGATCCTACTGACTATGAGTTAGTCATTGAACAGCTCAAACAATATGGCGAAGTATTGCTTGAGACGAGACGGGCATTAGCTGCGAAAGTATTTCGCCATACAGCAGCATATGATGCGATGATTGCGCAATATTTGACAAACATTGTTGGAGAAACGTATCCGGAAACGATGACAATGACGTTTGTGAAAAAACAATCGTTACGATACGGTGAAAATCCGCATCAAACGGCTGCATTTTACGAAAAACCGCTCAGCTCACCGTTTTCTATTGCAGCAGCAAAGCAGTTGCACGGAAAAGAGTTGTCGTACAACAACATTAACGATGCCAACGCAGCGCTACAAATTGTTGCGGAATTTGCCGAACCGGCAGCGGTGGCGGTGAAGCATATGAATCCGTGTGGAGTGGGTGTCGGTGAAACGATCGCTGAAGCGTTTCAAAAAGCTTATGAGGCTGATGCGACGTCGATTTTTGGCGGCATTGTGGCGTTAAATCGTGAAGTTGATGAGCAAACGGCCGCGAAGTTAAACGACATTTTTTTAGAAATCATTATCGCCCCGTCATTTACAGAACAAGCGCTAGACATTTTAACGAGAAAGAAAAACATTCGTTTGTTAACTGTTGATTTCCAAGCAGAGCGGAAACAAGAGCCGTTTATCGTATCGGTGCGCGGCGGATTGCTCGTCCAAGACGAAGATACATATACAATTGATGATGCAACGCTGCAAGTCGTGACAGAAAGGAAGCCGACCGAAGAAGAATGGGCGAATTTAACGTTTGCTTGGCGTGTGGTGAAGCATGTTAAGTCGAATGCGATTGTACTAGCAAAAAACGGAATGACGATTGGTGTTGGCGCTGGACAAATGAATCGTGTAGGAGCGGCGAAAATTGCGATAGAACAAGCTGGTGAGCATGCGAAAGGCGCCGTCTTAGCCTCTGATGCTTTTTTCCCGATGAGCGATACCGTTGAGGTCGCTGCACAGGCGGGAGTGACTGCCATTATTCAGCCAGGCGGCTCGATTCGTGATGAAGATTCCATTCAAAAAGCAAATGAATATGGAATTGCAATGGTATTTACAGGCGTTCGGCATTTTAAACATTAAAGGGGGCAACGACAGATGAAAGTGCTCATTATCGGGCGTGGTGGTCGAGAACATGCGCTTGTATGGAAAGTGGCACAAAGCTCGCGTGTCACTCGTATATATGCAGCACCAGGAAACGATGGGATGAATTCGATTGCTACGCGCGTTCCAATTTCAGAAACCGATGTCGAAGCGCTCGTACAATGGGCGAAAAAAGAGGCAATCGATTTGACGATCGTTGGTCCAGAAGCACCGCTATTAGCTGGTATTGTCGATCGTTTTGAAAGGGAAGGATTGCGCATTTTTGGTCCGAAACAGCAAGCCGCATTAATCGAAGGAAGCAAAGCGTTTGCGAAAGAACTGATGAGAAAATACAACATCCCAACCGCAAATTATGCGACGTTTACAAATTACGATGAAGCTGTTCATTATGTGCGTGAACAAGGGGCGCCGATTGTCATTAAAGCGGATGGGCTTGCAGCAGGAAAAGGTGTAACGGTAGCAATGACGATCGACGAAGCGCTTCATGCTTTGCATGATATAATGGTCACAAAAAAGTTCGGTGAAGCTGGTGCACAAGTTGTTATTGAGCAATATTTACAAGGCGAAGAATTTTCACTTATGGCGTTTGTGCATAGAGAACGCGTTTATCCGATGGTTATTGCGCAAGATCATAAGCGTGCGTTTGATGGCGATGAAGGACCGAACACAGGGGGGATGGGCGCTTACTCTCCTGTTCCGCAAATAAGCAAACAAACTGTTCAGGAAGCGATTGAAACGATTGTGAAACCGACGGCTAAGGCGTTAATACAAGAAGGATGCGAATTTACAGGGTTTTTATATGCAGGATTAATCGCAACAAAAGAAGGACCGAAAGTGATTGAATTTAATGCCCGATTCGGCGACCCAGAAGCGCAAGTCATTTTGCCGCGATTACAAAACGATCTTGTTGAAGTGATCATTTCGCTTTTAGAAGATCAACCGATTACATTCCGTTGGAGCGATGAAGCAACGATTGGAGTTGT from Anoxybacillus gonensis includes these protein-coding regions:
- the purC gene encoding phosphoribosylaminoimidazolesuccinocarboxamide synthase, translating into MEKQHLLYEGKAKKVYATNEKGMLWIEYKDEATAFNGEKKATIAGKGRLNNEITSLLFFFLHEAGVNNHFIRKISDTEQLVRQVTIIPLEVVVRNIVAGSLAKRIGLQEGTVIEKPIVEFYYKNDDLGDPLLTEDHIALLQLATPDELVHMKQMAFRVNDILTSLFRSCDLQLVDFKLEFGKDETGAVLLADEISPDTCRLWDVHTKEKFDKDVFRRDLGDLTETYTKLLQRLGGLSCIK
- the purH gene encoding bifunctional phosphoribosylaminoimidazolecarboxamide formyltransferase/IMP cyclohydrolase; amino-acid sequence: MKKRAIISVSNKKGIVTFAKQLVELGVEIISTGGTKRVLAEHGIPVVSISDVTNFPEILDGRVKTLHPNIHGGLLAVRDDETHKKQLQEHAITPIDFVVVNLYPFQETIAKPNVPFMEAIENIDIGGPTMLRAAAKNHAYVTAVVDPTDYELVIEQLKQYGEVLLETRRALAAKVFRHTAAYDAMIAQYLTNIVGETYPETMTMTFVKKQSLRYGENPHQTAAFYEKPLSSPFSIAAAKQLHGKELSYNNINDANAALQIVAEFAEPAAVAVKHMNPCGVGVGETIAEAFQKAYEADATSIFGGIVALNREVDEQTAAKLNDIFLEIIIAPSFTEQALDILTRKKNIRLLTVDFQAERKQEPFIVSVRGGLLVQDEDTYTIDDATLQVVTERKPTEEEWANLTFAWRVVKHVKSNAIVLAKNGMTIGVGAGQMNRVGAAKIAIEQAGEHAKGAVLASDAFFPMSDTVEVAAQAGVTAIIQPGGSIRDEDSIQKANEYGIAMVFTGVRHFKH
- the purM gene encoding phosphoribosylformylglycinamidine cyclo-ligase, giving the protein MAHAYKQAGVNIEAGYEAVERMKKHVAKTARIGAFGSLGGFGGMFDLSSLGYRQPVLVSGTDGVGTKLMLAFAFDRHDTIGIDCVAMCVNDIVVQGAEPLFFLDYIACGKAVPEKIEHIVKGIADGCVEAGCALIGGETAEMPGMYAEDEYDVAGFTVGVVEKEKLVTGEAIVPGDVLIGLASSGLHSNGYSLVRKIIKDANLQLDHVYEPFVRPLGEELLTPTRIYVRAVREALKQFHIKGMAHITGGGFIENIPRMLPSGLQAEVDYGSWPVPAIFSFLQQHGQLQRMEMFNIFNMGIGFVLAVDSDIVPDVVQLLESCGEKAYIIGRIKEGTGVSFAGGKVE
- the purD gene encoding phosphoribosylamine--glycine ligase; the protein is MKVLIIGRGGREHALVWKVAQSSRVTRIYAAPGNDGMNSIATRVPISETDVEALVQWAKKEAIDLTIVGPEAPLLAGIVDRFEREGLRIFGPKQQAALIEGSKAFAKELMRKYNIPTANYATFTNYDEAVHYVREQGAPIVIKADGLAAGKGVTVAMTIDEALHALHDIMVTKKFGEAGAQVVIEQYLQGEEFSLMAFVHRERVYPMVIAQDHKRAFDGDEGPNTGGMGAYSPVPQISKQTVQEAIETIVKPTAKALIQEGCEFTGFLYAGLIATKEGPKVIEFNARFGDPEAQVILPRLQNDLVEVIISLLEDQPITFRWSDEATIGVVLAAKGYPEQYEKGVVIQGIERVTKAQIFHAGTKRINDEWVTDGGRVLLVVASGKTLKEAQRLVYEQIQYIECDQLFYRRDIGYKAIGHVACEHIQN
- the purF gene encoding amidophosphoribosyltransferase, coding for MLAEIKGLNEECGIFGIWGHEEAATLTYYGLHSLQHRGQEGAGIVVGGNGTLQFHKGLGLVTEVFSRGELEKLTGMAAIGHVRYSTAGGGGYANVQPLLFRSQGGSLALAHNGNLVNADELRFRLEQQGSIFQTTSDTEVLAHLIKRSGEPILKERIKEALTHLRGAFAFLILTETEMYIALDPHGFRPLSLGRLGEAYVVASETCAFDVIGATYEREVEPGELIMINKQGIRSERFAPRVSRSICSMEYIYFARPDSNVDGINIHTARKNLGKQLAFEAPVEADVVTGVPDSSISVAIGYAEATGIPYELGLIKNRYVGRTFIQPSQALREQGVKMKLSPVRGVVAGKRVVMVDDSIVRGTTSKRIVRMLREAGATEVHVRISSPPITHPCFYGIDTSTKAELIAANHTIEEIRQLIEADSLAFLSQEGLLQAIGRSNDSKNCGQCLACFTGQYPTKIGGEHVGACVQTSWSEY
- the purN gene encoding phosphoribosylglycinamide formyltransferase — protein: MKRIAIFASGSGTNFQAIVDAVKKGEVQAEVALLVCDRPHAKVIERAIREHVPLFVFNPKQYETKQQFEREILKQLQQKEVEWIVLAGYMRLIGSTLLQAYPNKIVNIHPSLLPAFPGKDAIGQAYRYGVKVTGVTVHYVDEGMDTGPIIAQQALYIYDGEPLESVERRIHDIEHTLYPQVIQQLLTEKGSTNHEKTSDH
- the purS gene encoding phosphoribosylformylglycinamidine synthase subunit PurS; the protein is MYKVKVYVTLRENVLDPQGNAVKGALHTLNYHEVQDVRIGKFMELLVEKSDRDIDSVVKEMCEKLLANTVIEDYRYDIEEVVVQ
- the purQ gene encoding phosphoribosylformylglycinamidine synthase subunit PurQ: MKFAVVVFPGSNCDVDMYHAVADELGEDVEYVWHDAHCLDEFDAILLPGGFSYGDYLRSGAIARFSNVMKAIKKAADEGKPILGVCNGFQILLEAGLLPGAMRRNDTLTFICRPVKLRVENNETMFTSQYERGEVITIPIAHGEGNYYCDEQTLQQLIANNQIVFRYEGENPNGSLQNIAGIVNEKGNVLGMMPHPERAVHELLGGADGLKLFQSIVTYWRDAHVVTT
- the purL gene encoding phosphoribosylformylglycinamidine synthase subunit PurL, whose product is MSLLLEPSPTMIKEQKLYREMGLTDEEFAMVERILGRLPNYTETGIFSVMWSEHCSYKNSKPVLKKFPTEGKHVLQGPGEGAGIVDIGDGLAVAFKIESHNHPSAIEPYQGAATGVGGIIRDVFSMGARPIALLNSLRFGELTSPRVKYLFERVVAGIAGYGNCVGIPTVGGEVQFDAAYEGNPLVNAMCVGLIRHEDIQKGIAAGVGNTVMYVGAKTGRDGIHGATFASEELTEQSEQKRPAVQVGDPFMEKLLLEACLEVIHSDALVGMQDMGAAGLTSSSAEMASKAGSGIELNLDLVPQRETGMTPYEMMLSESQERMLLVVKKGREQEIMDVFAKYGLEAKAIGRVTDDHMLRLYHRGEVVAEIPVDALAKDAPVYYKPSKEPVYYREFQTMEYVPTIHNYEETLLALLGQPTIASKQWVYEQYDYMVRTNTVVAPGSDAAVLRIRGTNKALAMTTDCNSRYVYLNPEVGGKIAIAEAARNIVCSGAQPLAVTDCLNFGNPEKPEIFWQLERAVEGMSEACRVLETPVISGNVSLYNETNGEAIYPTPIVGMVGVVEHISHITTQAFKQPGDLIYVIGEAKQEFGGSELQKWLTGRIFGKAPTIDLHVEATRQRQLLTAIRAGVVASAHDVSEGGLAVALAECLIDAQGLGARVTISGDVVSELFSETQSRFVVSVKKEHQQSFEQLVQAICIGEVTNDGTLHVTSGDTCIVHIPVETMRNVWKGAIPCLLKSKD